The Streptomyces sp. TLI_105 DNA segment CGGCCGCCGCGACCGGTTCGACCTGCCGCTCGCCGGCGACGCCGGGACCGCGTTCCAGCGGCGCGTCTGGCGGGCCCTGGAGGAGATCCCGTACGGCACCACCGTCTCGTACGGGGAGATCGCCCGGCGGGTCGGTTCGCCCGGCGCCGGGGTACGGGCCGTGGGCACCGCGATCGGCCGCAATCCGCTGCTCGTGGTGCGGCCCTGCCACCGGGTGATCGGCGCCGACGGGAGCCTGCGCGGGTACGCCGCCGGGCTCGAACGGAAGGAACGGCTCCTCGGGCTCGAAGGCGCCCTCGTGTGAGCGAGGGGCTCTTCCCCCGCGAGCGGGCCACCGTGGCGCCCGGGGCGGT contains these protein-coding regions:
- a CDS encoding methylated-DNA--[protein]-cysteine S-methyltransferase; translated protein: MTVYAYVDGPLGEMLLVGRLAEGGRAVLRSLSLPGQKGAVVVEDGWTRAPEAFAEAAGQLGEYFAGRRDRFDLPLAGDAGTAFQRRVWRALEEIPYGTTVSYGEIARRVGSPGAGVRAVGTAIGRNPLLVVRPCHRVIGADGSLRGYAAGLERKERLLGLEGALV